Proteins encoded within one genomic window of Deltaproteobacteria bacterium:
- a CDS encoding hydantoinase/oxoprolinase family protein: MRVGFDIGGTFTDVIVLGDDGRLTTAKVLSLLDRVGEDIVACVQRSAPNAKVESFVHGTTIGSNAVIENKTAVTGLITTRGFRDELEMRGQKRPNIYDVSWDRLPPLVPRSLRLEVRERILGDGSIEQPLDPQETLAVIRKLLEAHVEAIAVSFINAYLNPVHEQQVGRLLAELAPKMVVCLSSDIHPEIREYERTSTTVINASLIPVVDQYLNQLENHLAVYSDRLLIMQSNGGIMTSQGARKRPAYMIESGPAAGVLAAARLASETGLDQVLSFDMGGTTAKACLIENGVPLEKSGGEIGGGATMTTRLFGGGGHALRVPSLDIVEVGAGGGSVAWIDDGGALRVGPHSAGAEPGPVCYGRGGQEPTVTDANVVLGYMNPEAIAGATLKIDRPAAWAAIERDIAAPLKLEVLPAAYGITQVANSTMMRALRAVSTERGRDPRDFTLIAFGGAGPIHAVALAESLGIARVQIPLFPGLFSALGLLLADYRHDYLRSIASPLRAVEPSAILRQFEELEAAAREELLQEGVAGEAIRCERQVDLKYGYQVSELTLPMPAGENPADLLDKLAQIFTEAHRQAFGYDQDAPIELVNLRLRALASAGRLRFSDLVARVSSEKSDRSLSRHAYFGPTHGSLTTQVLSRADITGAVSGPLIVEEPDTTVVVPPGWTVQRDGQGNLILTKA; encoded by the coding sequence ATGCGTGTAGGGTTCGATATTGGCGGCACGTTTACCGATGTGATCGTGCTTGGGGACGACGGGCGGCTAACGACGGCGAAAGTGTTGTCGCTGCTCGATCGTGTGGGGGAAGATATTGTGGCGTGTGTCCAGCGCTCCGCGCCGAACGCGAAGGTCGAGAGCTTCGTGCACGGCACGACCATCGGCTCTAACGCGGTGATCGAGAACAAGACGGCGGTTACTGGGCTGATCACTACGCGCGGCTTCCGCGACGAGCTGGAAATGCGTGGCCAAAAACGCCCGAACATCTACGACGTGTCGTGGGACCGTTTGCCGCCGCTGGTGCCGCGCTCGCTGCGGCTTGAAGTGCGCGAGCGTATCCTCGGGGATGGTAGCATCGAGCAACCGCTCGATCCGCAAGAGACGCTCGCGGTCATTCGCAAACTGCTGGAGGCTCATGTCGAGGCTATCGCGGTCTCGTTCATCAATGCCTATCTGAATCCGGTGCATGAGCAGCAGGTTGGTCGGCTCCTTGCCGAGTTGGCTCCGAAGATGGTGGTGTGTCTGTCCTCGGACATTCATCCAGAAATCCGCGAGTACGAACGGACCAGTACGACTGTCATCAATGCCTCGCTCATCCCGGTCGTCGATCAATACCTCAACCAGTTGGAAAACCATCTAGCTGTGTACAGCGACCGCCTGCTCATCATGCAGTCGAATGGTGGCATCATGACGTCTCAGGGCGCGCGCAAGCGACCGGCTTACATGATCGAGTCCGGACCTGCCGCCGGGGTGCTGGCGGCGGCGCGGCTGGCGTCCGAGACTGGCCTCGACCAAGTGCTCTCCTTCGATATGGGCGGGACCACGGCCAAAGCCTGCTTGATCGAAAACGGTGTGCCGCTGGAAAAGTCTGGCGGCGAGATCGGCGGCGGTGCGACCATGACCACGCGCTTATTTGGTGGAGGAGGACATGCGTTACGGGTGCCTTCGCTCGATATCGTCGAAGTTGGTGCCGGTGGCGGCAGTGTGGCGTGGATCGACGATGGCGGTGCTTTGCGTGTTGGTCCGCACAGCGCCGGTGCCGAGCCTGGACCGGTGTGCTATGGGCGCGGCGGACAAGAGCCGACCGTGACGGATGCGAACGTGGTGCTGGGCTATATGAATCCCGAGGCGATTGCCGGGGCGACCCTGAAGATCGATCGCCCGGCTGCCTGGGCAGCGATCGAGCGGGACATTGCCGCGCCGCTCAAACTGGAGGTATTGCCGGCTGCGTACGGCATCACGCAAGTGGCCAACTCCACTATGATGCGCGCGCTGCGGGCTGTGTCCACCGAGCGCGGGCGCGATCCGCGCGACTTCACGCTCATTGCCTTCGGCGGCGCGGGTCCCATCCACGCTGTTGCCTTAGCGGAAAGTTTGGGCATTGCTCGGGTGCAAATCCCGCTTTTCCCTGGGCTCTTCAGCGCGCTGGGTTTGCTCCTGGCCGATTATCGCCACGATTATCTGCGCAGTATTGCGTCGCCACTCAGGGCCGTGGAACCGAGTGCGATTTTGCGCCAATTCGAGGAATTGGAAGCTGCGGCGCGTGAGGAATTGCTGCAAGAAGGCGTGGCCGGAGAGGCGATTCGTTGCGAGCGGCAAGTGGACCTCAAGTATGGCTATCAAGTGTCAGAGCTGACTTTACCGATGCCTGCAGGGGAAAACCCAGCGGATCTGCTGGACAAACTTGCACAGATTTTTACCGAGGCGCACCGCCAAGCGTTTGGCTATGACCAGGACGCTCCCATCGAACTGGTCAACCTGCGCTTGCGGGCTTTGGCGTCGGCTGGGCGGCTACGGTTTAGCGACTTGGTGGCGCGCGTGTCTTCGGAGAAATCCGACCGCTCCCTGAGTCGCCACGCCTACTTTGGCCCGACCCATGGATCTTTGACAACGCAAGTCCTTAGTCGGGCTGATATTACTGGAGCAGTGTCAGGTCCGCTGATTGTCGAAGAACCGGATACCACTGTGGTCGTGCCGCCAGGGTGGACCGTGCAAAGAGATGGACAAGGGAATCTGATCTTGACCAAAGCGTAA
- a CDS encoding VOC family protein — MIKLKSIRHTGVPVMDVDKARDFYGDVLGFQEIPRPEIRGIPGIWYECNGTQVHIIGQRNEMSAKGLPGVGTHIAVQVEDIEQAKQELTAKGIPFNEFVPPPQFGGGLVLFVKDPDGNVVELRTEP; from the coding sequence ATGATTAAACTCAAATCGATCCGGCATACTGGCGTTCCAGTGATGGACGTGGACAAGGCACGGGATTTCTATGGAGATGTACTCGGCTTCCAGGAAATTCCCCGTCCGGAGATCCGCGGGATTCCCGGGATCTGGTACGAATGCAACGGCACCCAGGTGCACATCATCGGTCAACGCAACGAAATGTCTGCCAAGGGCCTGCCCGGTGTTGGCACGCATATCGCTGTTCAGGTGGAAGACATCGAACAAGCGAAACAGGAACTGACGGCCAAGGGGATTCCGTTCAATGAGTTTGTTCCTCCGCCGCAATTCGGGGGTGGGCTGGTGCTGTTTGTGAAGGATCCCGACGGGAATGTCGTGGAGTTGCGTACTGAGCCATAA
- a CDS encoding SDR family oxidoreductase, translating into MPGVQGKVAFITGAASGIGRAAAKVLGQGGADVVVCDINLPGAEATAQELSAAGRRALALRVDVTNLAEVEAAVAKAQQELGKVDILLSNAGIAEQAAFVEMTEAQWDRMFNVHVNGAYNCFRAILPGMRANNWGRLISTSSMGAFTGGVRLAHYCAAKAAIAGLTIAMASELARTSITVNAVAPGVIDTPMVQASPTRWVDRITRTIPMRRLGQPEDIAHAVAYIASEEAGFLTGQILSPNGGSYMKWC; encoded by the coding sequence GTGCCTGGAGTGCAAGGAAAGGTCGCTTTTATTACCGGAGCTGCTTCGGGGATTGGCCGTGCTGCGGCGAAAGTACTCGGGCAGGGTGGGGCCGATGTCGTTGTTTGTGATATTAACCTGCCTGGTGCGGAGGCCACCGCGCAAGAGTTGAGTGCTGCCGGACGGCGCGCCTTGGCTCTCCGTGTCGATGTGACGAACCTCGCCGAGGTGGAAGCTGCTGTAGCGAAAGCCCAGCAGGAGTTGGGCAAGGTGGACATCCTGCTCAGCAATGCTGGCATCGCCGAACAAGCGGCGTTCGTGGAGATGACGGAAGCGCAGTGGGACCGCATGTTCAACGTGCATGTGAACGGAGCCTACAATTGCTTCCGGGCCATCTTGCCGGGGATGCGCGCGAATAATTGGGGGAGGCTTATCAGCACTTCCTCCATGGGCGCATTCACCGGTGGCGTGCGGCTGGCACACTATTGCGCAGCCAAAGCTGCGATTGCCGGCCTGACGATTGCCATGGCGAGCGAATTAGCGCGTACTAGTATTACCGTGAACGCCGTCGCTCCAGGCGTGATCGACACGCCGATGGTGCAAGCCAGTCCTACCCGTTGGGTGGACCGCATAACACGAACGATTCCCATGCGCCGACTTGGGCAGCCGGAAGACATCGCCCATGCGGTCGCGTACATCGCTTCCGAGGAGGCTGGGTTTCTGACTGGTCAGATTCTCAGCCCGAACGGCGGCTCATACATGAAATGGTGCTAA
- a CDS encoding SDR family oxidoreductase gives MRLKGKVAIITGAGSGLGKATALLFAREGAKVVVTDISQRRAEAVAEGINGASRKKKAFAVRADVANKAEVDAMVVAARKRFGPISILINNAGIGQIKDFLDISPEEWQRMLDIHMKGTFLCSQAVIADMIAANWGRIVNTASVAGMEGGPQNAHYAAAKAAIIGFTRSLALEFARSGITVNAVAPGLIDNIVQAVQGQAEGSTVAGNISSAKAEQVMNFFLRRIPMRKLGTPEDIAQAHLYLASNEAGYVTGQVLSPNGGYVL, from the coding sequence ATGCGCTTGAAAGGAAAAGTAGCGATTATTACCGGTGCTGGGTCTGGGTTGGGGAAGGCAACCGCACTGTTGTTTGCGCGAGAAGGAGCCAAAGTCGTCGTGACCGATATCAGTCAGCGGCGGGCCGAAGCCGTAGCCGAGGGAATCAACGGCGCTTCACGGAAGAAAAAAGCGTTTGCCGTGCGCGCCGATGTGGCAAACAAAGCCGAAGTCGATGCCATGGTGGTGGCGGCGCGTAAGCGGTTCGGACCGATCAGTATCCTGATTAACAATGCCGGGATTGGGCAAATCAAAGATTTTCTCGACATCTCCCCGGAAGAATGGCAGCGGATGCTGGATATCCACATGAAAGGCACGTTTCTCTGCTCTCAGGCCGTGATTGCCGACATGATCGCTGCCAATTGGGGGAGAATCGTGAATACCGCCTCTGTTGCTGGTATGGAAGGCGGTCCGCAAAACGCCCACTATGCCGCAGCCAAAGCTGCCATTATCGGGTTCACACGCTCTCTCGCGCTCGAATTCGCGCGTTCCGGCATTACCGTGAACGCCGTTGCGCCCGGTCTGATCGATAACATCGTGCAAGCCGTGCAAGGGCAAGCTGAAGGTTCGACCGTCGCCGGCAACATTTCCAGTGCCAAAGCCGAACAAGTGATGAATTTTTTCCTCCGGCGCATTCCCATGCGGAAACTTGGGACACCGGAAGACATTGCGCAGGCGCACCTCTACCTGGCTTCCAACGAGGCCGGGTACGTGACCGGACAAGTCCTGAGTCCGAATGGGGGATATGTCCTTTAG
- a CDS encoding acyl-CoA dehydrogenase family protein, which produces MTAQSRYFTEEHEIFREQVRNFVTKEVLPNIDRWEEEALFPKSLYRRMGELGFLGIRYPEQYGGSGGDIWMTIVFCEELCRCHALGLPMSVLVHTDMSSTHIARYGTEEQRRQFLVPMITGEKVCAIAVSEPAAGSDVAGIQTTAVRAGDSYVINGSKIFITNSVHADVFCVAAKTDKELGHKGISMFIVERETPGFRLAKKLKKLGNNTSDTGELVFEDVRIPRQNLIGEEGKGFYYIMGNFQDERLIAASMAVGASQEALEGTIRYTRERKTFGKRVFDHQTVAHCLADLATELEAARQLTYYAADVLHRGGDCGTEVSMAKLFASEVANRIAYQCLQFHGGYGYIQEFPIERFYRDIRLSPIGGGTSEIMRDIIAKRGLDHD; this is translated from the coding sequence CTGACTGCACAATCTCGCTACTTCACCGAAGAGCACGAAATCTTCCGCGAGCAAGTCCGAAACTTTGTCACTAAGGAAGTGCTGCCCAACATCGACCGTTGGGAAGAAGAAGCGCTGTTTCCCAAGTCGCTCTATCGGCGCATGGGAGAGTTGGGCTTTCTCGGTATTCGCTATCCAGAACAGTATGGCGGGAGCGGCGGCGATATCTGGATGACCATCGTGTTCTGCGAGGAGCTGTGTCGCTGTCATGCCCTCGGGTTGCCGATGAGCGTGCTGGTGCACACCGACATGTCGTCCACCCACATCGCCCGCTACGGTACCGAAGAGCAGCGGCGTCAGTTCCTCGTGCCGATGATTACCGGTGAGAAAGTGTGTGCCATCGCTGTCTCCGAACCGGCGGCAGGGTCGGATGTTGCCGGTATACAGACGACGGCCGTGCGCGCTGGCGATTCCTACGTCATTAACGGCTCGAAAATTTTTATCACCAACTCCGTGCATGCCGACGTGTTTTGCGTAGCCGCGAAAACCGATAAGGAGCTGGGGCACAAAGGGATCTCGATGTTCATCGTCGAGCGCGAGACCCCGGGATTTCGTCTGGCGAAGAAACTCAAGAAGCTGGGCAATAACACGTCCGATACCGGCGAATTGGTCTTCGAAGATGTCCGTATCCCGCGCCAGAACCTGATTGGCGAAGAAGGGAAGGGCTTCTATTACATCATGGGGAACTTCCAGGATGAGCGCTTGATTGCGGCGAGCATGGCCGTAGGCGCGTCTCAAGAAGCCTTGGAAGGGACCATTCGCTATACGCGCGAGCGTAAGACTTTCGGCAAACGCGTGTTCGATCATCAGACTGTGGCGCATTGCCTGGCCGATCTGGCGACGGAACTCGAAGCCGCGCGACAATTGACCTATTACGCGGCGGATGTGCTGCATCGCGGCGGCGATTGCGGCACGGAAGTGTCGATGGCGAAGCTGTTTGCCTCGGAGGTGGCGAATCGGATCGCGTACCAGTGTTTGCAGTTTCACGGCGGATACGGTTATATCCAAGAGTTTCCGATCGAACGGTTCTATCGCGATATCCGCCTGTCGCCGATCGGCGGGGGTACGTCGGAGATCATGCGCGATATTATCGCCAAGCGCGGTTTGGATCACGATTAG
- a CDS encoding nitroreductase family protein — MAELLPEIANRKSPRAFRSRPVEEEKIQLLLKAFQWAPSSYNKQPWCIVLVTDPTVLAQMHEGIMTGNRRWAVKAPLLAVIVSKIAADDVRHDNALPYFLYDCGQAAMSLVLQAEHMGLRCHQMAGWEQGPIRAALGIPEDEQPIVLMALGYEGNLADLDERSREKEMIQRTRKDLREFAFRDRWGNPV, encoded by the coding sequence GTGGCGGAGTTATTGCCCGAAATTGCCAATCGTAAAAGCCCGCGCGCCTTTCGGTCGCGTCCCGTGGAAGAGGAAAAAATCCAGCTCTTGTTGAAAGCCTTTCAGTGGGCACCGTCCTCGTATAACAAGCAGCCCTGGTGCATCGTTTTAGTGACGGACCCCACAGTGTTGGCGCAAATGCATGAGGGGATCATGACCGGGAACCGGCGTTGGGCGGTCAAGGCCCCACTGTTGGCTGTCATCGTGTCGAAAATAGCAGCCGACGATGTACGCCACGACAACGCGCTTCCCTATTTTCTTTACGACTGTGGGCAGGCGGCGATGAGCCTGGTTTTACAGGCCGAGCATATGGGATTGCGTTGCCACCAAATGGCAGGCTGGGAACAAGGACCGATCCGTGCAGCGCTGGGCATTCCGGAAGACGAGCAACCCATCGTCCTCATGGCTCTTGGCTATGAAGGCAACCTCGCCGACCTCGACGAACGCTCGCGCGAGAAAGAGATGATCCAGCGTACACGCAAAGACCTGCGCGAATTTGCCTTTCGTGACCGCTGGGGAAATCCGGTCTAG